One window of the Archangium primigenium genome contains the following:
- a CDS encoding CpaF family protein: MSMYNESLRAFLKPVIAYLDDPTVSEIMINGPTDVWIERKGKVSKTDSTFTEEGLIGAARNMAQFVGRLLNEERPRLDARLPDGSRIHVVIPPIARKGTTISIRKFFKDKLTIDSLIKFKSMTPQMARLIDAGIHTKLNMLVSGGTGSGKTTLLNIVSSLIPDEERILTIEDSAELQLNQSHLVPFESRPPDKFGKGGVDMGDLLNSALRLRPDRIVVGEVRGGEAFYLVQAMNTGHGGSLATTHANTPTDTLRRIESLCLMSGIDLPMVAIRAQVASAINFVICCERLHDGSRKTIALSEVLPLSEKGEYRTQDIFVFTPVTKDEEGHILGYHAPTGIIPTFIDKARAYGFADLDDSFFDPATYGVPPPPSFRLGETYNVRWVPSLKHRERGEPDPSSFKKDWLAFEERLKDEAHDAAKGGDKPAPAVQVQVPVALTPPPTPPTPTPPATPAVAAPARTPLRPNLSTPPPRPPPPDMQDALGDDDKTPPPTRNPFDPPESDSKVHVAAELLEDELVATGRNVVSQPPPRTVRPAASTPRPGLGASARPGSVPVRRPATPSRPPPPVPDDDMDGDDATHDNSEKTAIRAPPEKPRR; encoded by the coding sequence ATGTCGATGTACAACGAGTCGCTCCGCGCCTTCCTCAAGCCCGTCATCGCCTATCTCGACGACCCCACGGTCAGCGAGATCATGATCAACGGGCCCACCGACGTCTGGATTGAACGCAAGGGAAAGGTCTCCAAGACCGACTCCACGTTCACCGAGGAAGGACTCATTGGCGCCGCGCGCAACATGGCGCAATTCGTGGGCCGTCTGCTCAACGAGGAGCGCCCGCGCCTGGATGCGCGTCTGCCCGACGGCAGCCGTATCCACGTGGTGATTCCGCCCATCGCGCGCAAGGGCACCACCATCTCGATCCGCAAGTTCTTCAAGGACAAGCTGACGATCGACTCGCTCATCAAGTTCAAGTCCATGACGCCGCAGATGGCGCGGCTCATCGACGCGGGCATCCACACCAAGCTCAACATGCTGGTGTCCGGCGGTACGGGCTCGGGCAAGACGACGCTGCTCAACATCGTCTCCTCGCTCATCCCCGACGAGGAGCGCATCCTCACCATCGAGGACTCGGCCGAGCTGCAGCTCAACCAGTCGCACCTGGTGCCCTTCGAGAGCCGGCCGCCGGACAAGTTCGGCAAGGGCGGCGTGGACATGGGAGACCTGCTCAACTCGGCGCTGCGCTTGCGCCCGGACCGCATCGTGGTGGGCGAGGTGCGTGGCGGCGAGGCCTTCTACCTGGTGCAGGCGATGAACACGGGCCACGGCGGCTCGCTGGCCACCACGCACGCCAACACGCCCACGGACACGCTGCGCCGCATCGAGTCGCTCTGCCTCATGTCGGGCATCGACCTGCCCATGGTGGCCATCCGCGCCCAGGTGGCCAGCGCCATCAACTTCGTCATCTGCTGCGAGCGCTTGCACGACGGCAGCCGCAAGACGATCGCCCTGTCGGAGGTGCTGCCGCTCAGCGAGAAGGGCGAGTACCGCACCCAGGACATCTTCGTCTTCACGCCCGTCACCAAGGACGAGGAAGGCCACATCCTCGGCTACCACGCGCCCACGGGCATCATCCCCACCTTCATCGACAAGGCGCGCGCCTACGGCTTCGCCGACCTGGACGACTCCTTCTTCGACCCGGCCACCTACGGCGTGCCCCCGCCGCCCTCCTTCCGCCTGGGCGAGACGTACAACGTGCGCTGGGTGCCCTCGCTCAAGCACCGCGAGCGCGGCGAGCCCGACCCCTCCTCCTTCAAGAAGGACTGGCTGGCCTTCGAGGAGCGGCTCAAGGACGAGGCCCATGACGCCGCCAAGGGCGGCGACAAGCCCGCCCCCGCCGTGCAGGTGCAGGTGCCCGTCGCCCTGACGCCGCCGCCCACGCCCCCCACCCCCACGCCGCCCGCCACGCCCGCCGTCGCCGCGCCCGCCCGGACTCCGTTGAGGCCCAACCTCTCCACCCCGCCCCCGCGCCCGCCGCCGCCGGACATGCAGGACGCGCTGGGCGACGACGACAAGACGCCCCCGCCCACGCGCAACCCCTTCGACCCGCCCGAGAGCGACTCCAAGGTGCACGTGGCCGCGGAGCTGCTGGAGGACGAGCTGGTGGCCACGGGCCGCAACGTCGTGAGCCAGCCCCCACCCCGGACGGTGCGTCCGGCGGCTTCCACCCCGCGTCCCGGCCTGGGCGCCAGTGCCCGGCCCGGAAGCGTGCCCGTGCGCCGTCCCGCCACGCCCTCGCGCCCGCCGCCCCCCGTGCCGGACGACGACATGGATGGCGATGACGCGACGCACGACAACTCCGAGAAGACGGCCATCCGCGCTCCGCCCGAGAAGCCCCGCCGCTGA
- a CDS encoding PE-PGRS family protein, with translation MREMKKLALMGAGSALVTFIGCYDFGQAYEDCLDSGRCPVVCDTSAADTPGDFQDNDCDGIDGVAAQGVFVDNGDASAEDSVTAGTINKPYKTLKYALEHATSDKPYVFIAQGVYAEDNLRLTRPLSLQGGYTGVAGGWKRLKTATTTLRKGSIGFTVSVRDSGTEQVPTLEWLNIESEQSASTGAPSIGLRVLSTPRVRLNNLRIVAAAGTAGTPGNQGDSGAAGGAGGAGDSVRVPAGTPANNGGNPGGATCTPGNAGGRGGQGAMKNDINGFAGGQGQPTAAGGTGGRSEIVGAPGDRRGEVGMPGGDGLEGAGGPGGEAGNALGRIQNDTWVALSGTDGRNGESGGAGGGGGGGGSSNLYDTFYVYGAGGGGGGAGGCPGLAGRGGQSGGASIALLLIDSQLTLDASQVFTEGGGAGGRGGTGGEGGAGGEGGAGGTSTSYKPEPQSTASGGDGGKGGKGGKGGDGGHGGNGASGPSVGVWCANSSVTATGSRFTLGSAGAVGDGPGKEDPTQLKQEEYGCTPSLSP, from the coding sequence ATGCGAGAGATGAAGAAGCTGGCCCTGATGGGCGCGGGTTCCGCGCTGGTGACCTTCATCGGGTGTTACGACTTCGGCCAGGCGTATGAGGACTGCCTGGACAGCGGGCGTTGTCCCGTCGTCTGCGACACCTCGGCGGCGGACACGCCGGGGGACTTCCAGGACAACGACTGCGATGGCATCGACGGTGTCGCCGCCCAGGGCGTCTTCGTCGACAACGGCGACGCGTCCGCGGAGGACTCGGTCACCGCGGGGACGATCAATAAACCCTACAAGACCCTGAAATACGCCCTGGAGCACGCGACCTCGGACAAGCCCTATGTCTTCATCGCCCAGGGCGTCTACGCGGAGGACAACCTGCGCCTCACGCGGCCTCTGTCCTTGCAGGGCGGCTATACGGGCGTGGCGGGCGGCTGGAAGCGCCTCAAGACCGCCACCACCACCCTGCGCAAGGGCAGCATCGGGTTCACCGTGAGCGTCCGGGACAGCGGCACGGAGCAGGTGCCCACCCTGGAGTGGCTGAACATCGAATCGGAGCAGAGCGCGAGCACGGGCGCGCCCTCCATTGGCCTGCGCGTGCTGAGCACCCCGCGCGTGCGGCTGAACAACCTGCGCATCGTCGCGGCGGCGGGCACGGCGGGAACTCCGGGCAACCAGGGCGACAGCGGCGCGGCGGGTGGCGCTGGCGGCGCGGGTGACAGCGTCCGTGTCCCCGCGGGCACGCCCGCGAACAACGGCGGGAACCCGGGCGGCGCCACCTGCACTCCGGGCAACGCGGGCGGCCGGGGTGGCCAGGGCGCCATGAAGAACGACATCAATGGATTCGCGGGCGGGCAGGGCCAACCCACCGCCGCGGGCGGCACGGGCGGCAGGAGCGAAATCGTGGGCGCTCCGGGCGATCGCCGGGGCGAGGTGGGCATGCCGGGCGGCGACGGCCTGGAAGGCGCGGGAGGCCCGGGGGGCGAGGCCGGCAATGCCCTGGGCCGCATCCAGAACGACACCTGGGTCGCCCTGTCCGGCACCGATGGCCGCAACGGCGAGAGCGGCGGCGCGGGCGGCGGCGGCGGCGGCGGCGGCTCGTCCAACCTCTACGATACCTTCTACGTGTACGGCGCGGGCGGCGGCGGGGGCGGCGCGGGTGGCTGTCCGGGCCTGGCGGGCCGCGGCGGCCAGAGCGGCGGCGCGTCCATCGCCCTGCTGCTCATCGACTCCCAGCTCACGCTCGACGCCAGCCAGGTCTTCACCGAGGGCGGCGGCGCGGGCGGGCGTGGCGGCACGGGGGGCGAGGGCGGCGCGGGGGGCGAGGGCGGCGCGGGAGGCACCTCCACCAGCTACAAACCCGAGCCCCAGAGCACCGCGAGCGGCGGCGATGGCGGCAAGGGCGGCAAGGGCGGCAAGGGCGGCGATGGCGGACACGGGGGCAACGGCGCCTCGGGGCCCAGCGTGGGCGTGTGGTGTGCCAACAGTTCCGTCACCGCGACCGGCAGCCGCTTCACCCTCGGCTCCGCGGGCGCGGTCGGCGACGGTCCCGGCAAGGAAGACCCCACCCAGCTCAAGCAGGAAGAGTACGGCTGTACTCCTTCACTCTCACCGTGA
- a CDS encoding serine/threonine-protein kinase: protein MSDPRTCETCGLAVPVDTDICPRDGTVLLNFTAEPSVTAPSGTPRTSPGKNVHVMEDLSTQDPLVGLKVGEYELGQRIGVGGMGLVYDGIQPLIGKRVAVKVLRPELAAAEEQVARLLAEARAVNAIRHRGIVDIFGFGQVPDGRQYIIMEFLEGVALDAHLAERGRLAVHEVLDILDEVLSALGAAHGAGVVHRDLKPSNVFLVRQPDGSRYVKLLDFGLAKMGLPAGRTAQTRTDMVVGTPEYMAPEQARGQPVGPMTDLYSLGVVAFEMITGRLPFTGSSPVDLLMKHVDAKPPRPSEFLPGLPAALDAFILQMLTKDPEARPGAAEQLRRQLHRLRESLLAQAEPPAPVPVRPQTPEPPQLPSMTGLEALPALEPLNPDSFQGSTPPAPSVLDIEEPPEPVVPADEPPRRKLWPLGLGALGLLALGAAVAVLGMPTPPPAAPVQPVAPPPVAVAPPVQATPPAKTEPEPKPAPVEPEIEPLVATRPEPTPAPTPTEEPAAAPKRPAAPTPFVLQGRIRKLDRAVLTRMEAGESISPASRTTLEALRGRTTPTASADELRQVSKELDDWERMFLRRK from the coding sequence ATGTCTGACCCTCGTACCTGCGAAACCTGTGGACTCGCCGTGCCCGTGGACACGGACATCTGTCCCCGCGACGGCACCGTCCTGCTCAACTTCACGGCCGAGCCTTCCGTGACCGCTCCCAGTGGCACCCCTCGCACCTCGCCCGGAAAAAACGTGCACGTCATGGAAGACCTCTCCACGCAGGATCCGCTCGTCGGCCTGAAGGTCGGAGAATACGAGCTGGGCCAGCGCATCGGCGTGGGCGGCATGGGTCTGGTCTATGACGGCATCCAGCCGCTCATCGGCAAGCGCGTGGCGGTCAAGGTGCTGCGCCCGGAGCTCGCCGCCGCCGAGGAGCAGGTGGCGCGGCTGCTCGCCGAGGCCCGCGCCGTCAACGCCATCCGCCACCGGGGCATCGTGGACATCTTCGGCTTCGGCCAGGTGCCCGACGGCCGCCAGTACATCATCATGGAGTTCCTCGAGGGCGTGGCGCTCGACGCGCACCTGGCCGAGCGCGGTCGGCTCGCCGTGCACGAGGTGCTCGACATCCTCGACGAGGTGCTCAGCGCCCTGGGCGCCGCGCACGGCGCGGGCGTGGTGCACCGCGACCTCAAGCCGAGCAACGTCTTCCTGGTGCGGCAGCCGGACGGCTCGCGCTACGTGAAGCTGTTGGACTTCGGCCTCGCCAAGATGGGCCTGCCCGCCGGGCGCACCGCGCAGACGCGCACGGACATGGTGGTGGGCACCCCCGAGTACATGGCGCCCGAGCAGGCCCGCGGCCAGCCCGTGGGCCCCATGACGGACCTGTACTCGCTGGGCGTGGTGGCCTTCGAGATGATCACCGGCCGGCTGCCCTTCACGGGCTCCTCGCCGGTGGATCTGCTGATGAAGCACGTGGACGCCAAGCCGCCCCGGCCGTCCGAGTTCCTGCCCGGCCTGCCCGCCGCGCTCGACGCCTTCATCCTGCAGATGCTCACCAAGGATCCCGAGGCGCGTCCCGGCGCGGCCGAGCAGCTGCGCCGCCAGTTGCACCGGCTGCGCGAGAGCCTCCTGGCCCAGGCCGAGCCGCCCGCGCCCGTGCCCGTCCGTCCGCAGACGCCCGAGCCGCCCCAGCTGCCGTCCATGACGGGGCTGGAGGCCCTGCCGGCGCTCGAGCCGCTCAACCCGGACTCCTTCCAGGGCAGCACCCCACCCGCGCCGAGCGTGCTCGACATCGAGGAGCCGCCCGAGCCGGTGGTGCCCGCCGACGAGCCCCCGCGCCGCAAGCTGTGGCCGCTGGGGCTGGGCGCGCTCGGGCTGCTGGCCCTGGGCGCCGCGGTGGCCGTGCTGGGCATGCCGACTCCGCCGCCCGCCGCGCCGGTGCAGCCGGTGGCGCCGCCCCCGGTGGCCGTGGCGCCGCCCGTCCAGGCGACGCCGCCCGCCAAGACCGAGCCCGAGCCCAAGCCCGCCCCCGTGGAGCCGGAGATCGAGCCGCTCGTCGCCACGCGGCCCGAGCCGACCCCCGCGCCGACGCCGACCGAGGAGCCCGCCGCCGCGCCCAAGCGTCCCGCGGCGCCCACCCCGTTCGTGCTCCAGGGCCGCATCCGCAAGCTGGATCGCGCCGTGCTCACGCGCATGGAGGCGGGCGAGAGCATCAGCCCCGCCTCGCGCACCACCCTGGAGGCCCTCCGGGGCCGGACCACGCCGACGGCCTCGGCCGACGAGCTGCGCCAGGTGAGCAAGGAGCTGGACGACTGGGAGCGGATGTTCCTGCGCCGCAAGTGA
- a CDS encoding transglycosylase domain-containing protein, which yields MKTVFWFVLFLIGLAGVVLPAAYFHAASKLPQLESEFDLEKQLRHTIEGERMSLRAGTFDRSRDIRFAKPDFGRLPKDLVALYISQLGCPTYFQTPREDGPRWAWRLMSRLWFGTEPGGDGRCERWLATQLAGMLGIEGQVPLAVAAHRLHGFLQKDQLLAYNMATLYFERGIVGVEDAAFKVFGRELDTLQLPELAEMALTLPPYEFYDDALECRNEARIRENRDVVLGELAAYKLVTDERARNAMAQPISCHKD from the coding sequence GTGAAGACCGTATTCTGGTTTGTGTTGTTCCTCATCGGACTGGCGGGCGTGGTGCTGCCGGCCGCCTATTTCCACGCGGCCAGCAAGCTGCCCCAGCTCGAGTCGGAGTTCGACCTGGAGAAGCAGCTGCGCCACACCATCGAGGGCGAGCGCATGAGCCTGCGCGCGGGCACCTTCGATCGCTCGCGCGACATCCGCTTCGCCAAGCCGGACTTCGGGCGGCTGCCCAAGGACTTGGTGGCGCTCTACATCTCCCAGCTCGGCTGTCCCACCTACTTCCAGACGCCGCGCGAGGACGGGCCCCGGTGGGCCTGGCGCCTGATGTCGCGCCTGTGGTTCGGCACGGAGCCCGGGGGGGATGGCCGGTGTGAGCGGTGGCTCGCCACGCAGCTGGCGGGGATGCTGGGCATCGAGGGGCAGGTGCCGCTGGCGGTGGCGGCGCACCGGCTGCACGGCTTCCTGCAGAAGGATCAGCTCCTGGCCTACAACATGGCCACGCTCTACTTCGAGCGCGGCATCGTCGGCGTGGAGGACGCGGCGTTCAAGGTCTTCGGGCGCGAGCTGGACACGCTGCAGTTGCCGGAGCTGGCCGAGATGGCGCTCACCCTGCCGCCCTACGAGTTCTACGACGACGCCCTGGAGTGCCGGAACGAGGCGCGCATCCGGGAGAACCGGGACGTGGTGCTCGGCGAACTGGCGGCCTACAAGCTCGTGACGGACGAGCGGGCGCGCAACGCCATGGCCCAGCCCATCAGCTGCCACAAGGACTGA
- a CDS encoding NAD-binding oxidoreductase, with product MTDWHPTTVADVFPAAEELIELVLEIGGTPLVGQHQTPGQYVRLCLPELGEGIFAIASAPGPAGHRWEFLLKGGSALADRLMTLTPGERVMSSRPEGRGFPLAQARGHGVLLFATGSGISPIRSVIESIRQERGAYGPVTLFFGARTPRAFAYERELRHWEEAGIRVVRTVSQPGASDWQGLTGYVQAHLGELPVEGHQAFLCGQSAMVRGVIDALLARGLAREHIHLNY from the coding sequence ATGACCGACTGGCACCCCACCACCGTCGCGGATGTGTTCCCCGCCGCCGAGGAGCTCATCGAGCTCGTCCTGGAGATTGGCGGCACCCCCCTGGTGGGGCAGCACCAGACGCCGGGGCAGTATGTGCGCCTGTGCCTGCCGGAGCTGGGGGAGGGCATCTTCGCCATCGCCTCCGCCCCCGGGCCCGCCGGCCACCGCTGGGAGTTCCTGCTCAAGGGGGGCAGCGCGCTGGCGGACCGGCTCATGACGCTGACCCCGGGGGAGCGGGTGATGAGCTCGCGCCCCGAGGGCCGGGGCTTCCCGCTCGCCCAGGCGCGCGGCCACGGGGTGCTGCTGTTCGCCACGGGCTCGGGCATCTCCCCCATCCGCTCCGTCATCGAGAGCATCCGCCAGGAGCGCGGCGCCTACGGGCCGGTGACGCTCTTCTTCGGGGCGCGCACGCCGCGGGCCTTCGCCTACGAGCGCGAGCTGCGCCACTGGGAAGAGGCCGGCATCCGCGTGGTGCGCACGGTGAGCCAGCCGGGGGCGAGTGACTGGCAGGGGCTCACCGGCTACGTGCAGGCCCACCTGGGCGAGCTGCCCGTGGAGGGCCACCAGGCCTTCCTCTGTGGCCAGTCCGCCATGGTGCGCGGGGTCATCGACGCCCTGCTCGCGCGGGGACTCGCGCGCGAGCACATCCACCTCAACTACTGA
- a CDS encoding aspartyl protease family protein, which translates to MSPRAVWARAGWARARWARAGWVAGALALAACGHGAGALAPDVRERLAAAPGGYLAGDVVGFQEGDVLERRFFVWTLAFAPDASRVAYTQLDGRDYALALWRVGSPPQHVTTQPLNVSEFDVEALAFSPDGALLASAGWDGTVRLFDAATGAPRASVRTEEPLTAVAFHPSGRMLVVGGAAGLVTVLRVEDLGFDSESRPHRERVSALAFAPDGTLYSGSWDRHVRVFEPREETSRPTEARVRFSRVSGQAVVTGLLNGRAPLTLALDARSPAIVIGTQAATAAGIDTPFLKETLSLPTALGATLARLARNQTLRFKGLTLEGVDVAVCDACLPPGVSGVLGAPFTARVEVAFDEATTEAVLALKAPAAGSAGEASRTWVLAPRADFAFPAHVNDVTVDAAGQRLGVAFSQATAERTRAVYERERKGVVEPEAAGNAAALVDAGSGRVLQQWTGHRGVVATAGISPDGHALVSGGWDKRLVLWREGQAAAVAEREFGWSVRRVRFSPDGQRVGVAAWTPQKAVGNQESEPSAVLFSVGYAAPRVQPRQ; encoded by the coding sequence GTGAGTCCTCGGGCCGTTTGGGCTCGGGCCGGCTGGGCTCGGGCGCGGTGGGCTCGGGCGGGCTGGGTCGCGGGCGCGCTGGCCCTGGCGGCTTGTGGCCATGGGGCGGGCGCGCTCGCCCCGGACGTGCGCGAGCGCCTCGCCGCCGCGCCGGGCGGCTACCTCGCCGGGGACGTGGTGGGGTTCCAGGAAGGGGACGTGCTCGAGCGCCGCTTCTTCGTGTGGACGCTCGCCTTCGCGCCGGACGCCTCGCGCGTGGCGTACACGCAACTGGACGGGCGCGACTACGCGCTGGCGCTCTGGCGCGTGGGGTCTCCGCCCCAGCACGTGACGACGCAGCCGCTCAACGTGTCCGAGTTCGACGTGGAGGCCCTGGCCTTCTCGCCCGACGGCGCGCTCCTGGCGAGCGCCGGGTGGGATGGCACGGTGCGCCTCTTCGACGCCGCCACCGGCGCGCCCCGGGCGAGCGTGCGCACCGAGGAGCCGCTCACGGCGGTGGCCTTCCACCCCTCGGGCCGGATGCTCGTGGTGGGCGGGGCCGCGGGGCTCGTCACGGTGCTGCGCGTGGAGGACCTGGGCTTCGACTCCGAGTCGCGGCCCCACCGCGAGCGGGTGAGCGCGCTCGCCTTCGCGCCGGACGGCACGCTGTACTCGGGCAGCTGGGACAGGCACGTGCGCGTGTTCGAGCCGCGCGAGGAGACGTCGCGGCCCACCGAGGCCCGGGTGCGCTTCTCCCGCGTCTCGGGACAGGCGGTGGTGACGGGGCTGCTCAATGGCCGGGCGCCCCTGACGCTCGCCCTGGACGCGCGCTCGCCCGCGATCGTCATCGGCACCCAGGCGGCGACGGCGGCCGGCATCGACACGCCCTTCCTGAAGGAGACGCTGTCGCTGCCCACGGCGCTTGGCGCCACGCTGGCACGGCTCGCCCGGAACCAGACGCTGCGCTTCAAGGGCCTCACGCTCGAGGGCGTGGACGTGGCGGTGTGCGACGCGTGCCTGCCGCCGGGCGTGTCCGGGGTGCTGGGCGCGCCGTTCACCGCGCGCGTGGAGGTGGCCTTCGACGAGGCCACCACGGAGGCCGTGCTCGCGCTCAAGGCGCCCGCGGCCGGGTCCGCTGGCGAGGCGTCCCGGACCTGGGTGCTCGCGCCGCGCGCCGACTTCGCCTTCCCCGCGCACGTCAACGACGTCACCGTGGACGCCGCCGGCCAGCGGCTGGGCGTGGCCTTCTCCCAGGCGACCGCCGAGCGCACCCGCGCCGTCTACGAGCGCGAGCGCAAGGGCGTCGTCGAGCCGGAGGCCGCGGGCAACGCCGCGGCGCTGGTGGACGCGGGCTCGGGCCGGGTACTCCAGCAGTGGACGGGCCACCGGGGCGTGGTGGCCACCGCGGGCATCTCCCCGGACGGGCACGCGCTCGTCAGTGGGGGCTGGGACAAGCGGCTGGTGCTCTGGCGCGAGGGCCAGGCCGCCGCCGTGGCGGAGCGCGAGTTCGGCTGGTCGGTGCGCCGGGTGCGCTTCTCGCCGGACGGACAGCGGGTGGGCGTGGCCGCGTGGACGCCGCAGAAGGCCGTGGGCAACCAGGAGAGCGAGCCCTCCGCGGTGCTCTTCTCCGTGGGCTACGCGGCGCCGCGTGTCCAGCCGCGTCAGTAG
- a CDS encoding ABC transporter substrate-binding protein — MDVRLSPCRALLLALTLLMTACKTPASSGSGAETSGGSSRSPVKARQDDTADAALARAVQQAQTASPQQAAESYLAVRKAYPETTAGQDALYRAGVVFYDSRDYVNARKSFNELLFENPLHPQAVDAKRRLGRAALEVGAYRDAYQTLSSLAERAEGAERAQLMEDAARAAEKAGLFGPSLQMAVDAAGQARTPEEQQAAVARVQQLVEGRAGFVDVARVAEGLSSSNPAWPVLTFKLARIYYHLREWNRLEETLNRFLAEAPSSPYASQARDLLARATRRVEVQPRTVGVLLPMTGKYKAVGEAVMRGIKLALSGSDVELVVKDTQGDVNLTGQGMEQLAFDSGAIAVLGPIVADDARRAALVAEELQLPLLTLTRQEDITDIGPYVFRNMLTNSAQARAIADYAMKQKGFKSFAMLYPNLPYGVELANDFWDQVNANGGQVRGAETYAHDQTTFTSEAKKLVGRYYLEDRGDYIQGVREVQEQTTGQDAFRKRKAMEKMRGAVEPVIDFEAIFIPDEWRRVSLVAPALAVEDIVTNACDARDLERIRKTTGKKTLKTVMLLGTNAWSSGKGASGLPELVERGGKFVTCSVYVDGFFVDSQRPATRRFVQAYRQAYSGDPSLLEAYGYDSARMVRQLLESKQAPTSRAAFREALATLKDFDGATGKTSFDDKREARKPLFLLSVSNKGVTEVSPEETAALEAL; from the coding sequence ATGGACGTCCGCCTCTCTCCGTGCCGCGCCCTGTTGCTCGCGCTGACGCTGTTGATGACCGCCTGCAAGACCCCCGCGAGCTCGGGCTCCGGCGCCGAGACCTCGGGAGGCTCCTCGCGCTCGCCCGTCAAGGCGCGCCAGGACGACACCGCCGACGCGGCGCTCGCCCGGGCCGTGCAGCAGGCCCAGACGGCCTCGCCCCAGCAGGCCGCCGAGAGCTACCTCGCCGTGCGCAAGGCCTACCCCGAGACGACCGCGGGCCAGGACGCCCTCTACCGCGCGGGCGTGGTCTTCTACGACTCGCGCGACTACGTCAACGCGCGCAAGTCCTTCAACGAGCTGCTCTTCGAGAACCCGCTCCACCCCCAGGCGGTGGACGCCAAGCGCCGGCTGGGCCGCGCCGCCCTGGAGGTGGGGGCCTACCGCGACGCCTACCAGACGCTCTCCAGCCTCGCCGAGCGCGCCGAGGGCGCCGAGCGCGCCCAGTTGATGGAGGACGCGGCCCGGGCCGCGGAGAAGGCGGGGCTGTTCGGCCCGTCGCTGCAGATGGCGGTGGACGCGGCCGGTCAGGCGCGCACCCCCGAGGAGCAGCAGGCCGCGGTGGCGCGGGTGCAGCAACTGGTGGAGGGCCGCGCGGGCTTCGTGGACGTGGCCCGGGTGGCCGAGGGCCTGTCCTCGTCCAACCCCGCCTGGCCGGTGCTCACCTTCAAGCTGGCGCGCATCTACTACCACCTGCGCGAGTGGAACCGGCTGGAGGAGACGCTCAACCGCTTCCTCGCCGAGGCGCCCTCGAGCCCCTATGCGTCCCAGGCCCGCGACCTGCTCGCGCGCGCCACGCGGCGCGTGGAGGTGCAGCCGCGCACGGTGGGGGTGCTCCTGCCGATGACGGGCAAGTACAAGGCCGTGGGCGAGGCGGTGATGCGCGGCATCAAGCTGGCCCTGTCCGGCAGCGACGTGGAGCTCGTCGTCAAGGACACCCAGGGGGACGTGAACCTCACGGGGCAGGGCATGGAGCAGCTGGCGTTCGACAGTGGCGCCATCGCGGTGCTCGGCCCCATCGTGGCGGACGACGCCCGGCGCGCGGCGCTGGTGGCCGAGGAGCTGCAACTGCCCCTGCTCACGCTCACGCGCCAGGAGGACATCACCGACATCGGTCCGTATGTCTTCCGCAACATGCTGACCAACTCGGCGCAGGCGCGCGCCATCGCCGACTACGCGATGAAGCAGAAGGGCTTCAAGAGCTTCGCCATGCTCTACCCGAACCTGCCCTACGGCGTGGAGCTGGCCAACGACTTCTGGGACCAGGTGAACGCCAACGGCGGCCAGGTGCGTGGCGCCGAGACGTACGCGCACGACCAGACGACCTTCACCTCCGAGGCCAAGAAGCTCGTGGGCCGCTACTACCTGGAGGATCGCGGCGACTACATCCAGGGCGTGCGCGAGGTGCAGGAGCAGACGACGGGCCAGGACGCGTTCCGCAAGCGCAAGGCCATGGAGAAGATGCGCGGCGCGGTGGAGCCCGTCATCGACTTCGAGGCCATCTTCATCCCGGACGAGTGGCGGCGGGTGAGCCTGGTGGCGCCGGCGCTCGCCGTGGAGGACATCGTCACCAACGCGTGTGACGCGCGCGACCTGGAGCGCATCCGCAAGACGACGGGCAAGAAGACGCTCAAGACGGTGATGCTCCTGGGCACCAACGCGTGGAGCAGCGGCAAGGGCGCCAGTGGCCTGCCGGAGCTCGTCGAGCGCGGCGGCAAGTTCGTCACCTGCTCGGTGTACGTGGACGGCTTCTTCGTGGACTCGCAGCGCCCGGCCACGCGCCGCTTCGTGCAGGCCTACCGCCAGGCGTACTCGGGGGACCCGAGCCTCCTGGAGGCCTACGGGTACGACTCGGCGCGCATGGTGCGCCAGCTGCTCGAGTCCAAGCAGGCGCCCACCAGCCGCGCGGCCTTCCGCGAGGCGCTGGCCACGCTCAAGGACTTCGACGGCGCCACGGGCAAGACGTCCTTCGACGACAAGCGCGAGGCGCGCAAGCCCCTGTTCCTGCTGTCCGTGAGCAACAAGGGCGTCACCGAGGTGTCTCCGGAGGAGACGGCGGCCCTGGAGGCCCTGTGA